Proteins encoded by one window of Sulfurimonas hongkongensis:
- a CDS encoding TIGR02757 family protein, with protein sequence MKEKNSIIYIKKLLDREAKKRDNADEVSLDRLDPILVAKRYKDANISLICALFAYGGVKQIVKFLDSLDFSLLKKSDKDIREALQNHYYRFQKSEDVIALFIALKRLNEESSLEEIFRIAYIKERSVIHGINALIEAINSLFPHNSQGYRFLISKVTTKTKGAGALKRWMMFLRWMVRDDNIDMGLWSCVDKADLIMPLDTHTFKVSKKLGLLHRKTYDLQAAVELTQMLKRFDENDPLKYDFALYRIGQEKLI encoded by the coding sequence GTGAAAGAAAAAAACTCTATCATCTACATTAAAAAACTTTTAGATAGAGAAGCTAAAAAAAGAGATAATGCAGATGAAGTCTCGCTAGATAGACTAGATCCCATCTTAGTTGCAAAACGCTACAAAGATGCAAACATCTCCTTAATCTGTGCCTTGTTTGCTTATGGTGGAGTCAAACAGATAGTTAAATTTTTAGACTCACTAGACTTCTCGCTTTTAAAAAAGAGTGACAAAGATATAAGAGAGGCTTTACAAAACCACTACTATAGATTTCAAAAGAGTGAGGATGTTATTGCTCTTTTTATCGCTCTAAAGAGATTAAATGAAGAGAGTAGCTTAGAAGAGATATTTAGAATTGCTTACATAAAAGAGAGAAGTGTTATCCACGGTATCAACGCTCTTATAGAGGCTATAAACTCACTTTTTCCACATAACTCTCAAGGCTACAGATTTTTAATCTCAAAAGTCACCACAAAAACCAAAGGAGCTGGGGCATTAAAGAGATGGATGATGTTTCTTAGATGGATGGTAAGAGATGACAATATAGATATGGGGCTTTGGAGTTGTGTAGATAAAGCAGACTTAATCATGCCACTAGATACTCATACTTTTAAAGTTTCAAAAAAACTAGGGCTACTCCATAGAAAAACCTACGACCTTCAAGCCGCAGTAGAGCTAACCCAAATGCTAAAGAGATTTGATGAAAATGACCCTTTAAAGTATGATTTTGCTTTATATAGAATTGGGCAAGAAAAATTAATCTAA
- a CDS encoding RNA polymerase factor sigma-54 — protein sequence MATLRQNTSVATKHKLSNTLRNWLPILHSSLGDLNEIMAPFVEANPVVEIKSGYEEEFAKKIPKKILSGQVSNSRTQQIEALTIQSRSLYEILDEQIGKPLFPTPLSQKIASFIVENLDENGYYEGDTKSFCGVNAISEDEFERVRLRFAFIEPVGIAAKNLAESFLFQLDNSDISDEAYPFCVEIINSLEDIHEFSSKEHFSEAMRVLSSFKNPPAIEYQEDSAQVVPDLMIFFNDEDEIEIKLNDEYYPIIKIDTNYAVEHEFITQKIKEAKSLVDALDMRRATLYKVGLMIVEYQYEFFVGGQIMPLTLKTLADEFGHNPSTISRAIANKYIACDRGLFAMKEFFTTAIDEDVSNAAIKEFLIGLIKQENRQKPLSDMKLLELIQEKFKVKMVRRTIAKYRKQLNIAGSSERKKLYHLH from the coding sequence ATGGCTACACTAAGGCAAAACACAAGCGTTGCGACAAAGCATAAGCTCTCAAACACTCTGCGAAATTGGCTCCCTATTTTGCACTCTAGTCTTGGGGATTTAAATGAGATTATGGCTCCTTTTGTTGAGGCAAATCCTGTTGTTGAAATAAAGTCTGGATATGAAGAAGAATTTGCTAAAAAAATACCTAAAAAGATTTTAAGCGGACAAGTTAGTAACTCAAGAACCCAGCAGATAGAGGCTCTTACAATTCAGAGCAGATCCCTTTATGAGATTTTGGATGAGCAGATAGGAAAACCACTCTTTCCAACTCCTCTCTCTCAAAAAATAGCTTCATTTATAGTAGAAAATCTAGATGAAAATGGCTATTATGAGGGAGATACAAAGAGTTTTTGTGGAGTAAACGCTATAAGTGAAGATGAGTTTGAGAGGGTTCGTCTTAGGTTTGCTTTTATTGAACCTGTTGGAATTGCTGCAAAAAATCTAGCTGAATCATTTTTGTTTCAACTAGATAACTCAGACATTAGTGATGAAGCTTACCCTTTTTGCGTAGAAATTATAAACTCACTTGAGGATATACATGAATTTTCATCAAAAGAGCATTTTAGTGAAGCTATGAGAGTCTTATCTAGCTTCAAAAACCCTCCAGCTATAGAGTATCAAGAAGATTCTGCTCAAGTTGTACCAGACCTTATGATTTTTTTTAATGATGAAGATGAGATAGAGATAAAACTAAATGATGAGTACTATCCAATCATAAAGATAGACACAAATTATGCGGTTGAGCATGAATTTATCACTCAAAAGATAAAAGAGGCAAAGAGTTTAGTTGATGCGCTTGATATGAGGCGTGCAACCCTTTACAAGGTTGGACTTATGATAGTTGAGTATCAGTATGAGTTTTTTGTTGGTGGTCAGATTATGCCACTTACTCTAAAAACTTTAGCAGATGAGTTTGGACACAACCCATCTACTATTTCTCGTGCCATTGCAAACAAGTATATAGCGTGTGATAGAGGTCTCTTTGCTATGAAAGAGTTTTTTACAACTGCCATAGATGAAGATGTCTCAAACGCGGCTATAAAGGAGTTTTTAATAGGGCTAATTAAGCAAGAAAATCGTCAAAAACCCTTGAGTGATATGAAATTGCTTGAGCTTATTCAAGAAAAATTTAAAGTTAAGATGGTTAGACGCACCATCGCAAAGTATAGAAAACAACTAAATATAGCAGGTTCAAGTGAAAGAAAAAAACTCTATCATCTACATTAA
- a CDS encoding efflux RND transporter permease subunit: protein MFEYFYKRPYLLYSIIATFFVIGTIALIVLPKNLFPDANPPQVVVITAVPGATAQVAASTVSKPIEQEIARLGLVTDVSSVNVANFSIVKAEFEYEKGLNAAAVDVANALSIARAKIPSGLSPAVYTAGDFTLPVDIISLTPKNSSVDLSDIRKIADSFIKPYLLSNTEIGNVEVFGGFESAINIEIDPFKAKRYSINFEEIAKAIRALNRDIPIGFIKGDNDFYTVTYYGEKNNVERLKQLPVMPNVRLGDVADIKWSYQKRTSGYLGNGQGAIALAIQRAPGGSVLDVSSAARNEMQKLQTEYPSINFEISDTQRDLIEQANSNMLDALKDAIIFTLFILMLFLGNFRAIIAAGLSIPMVFFSTIAIVWLTGGELNIVIYTAIILALGMLVDDAVVVLENIERHLDEKHANLQDAIKEGTKEVLTPVFAGTIATAAILFPLMFIGGYPQKIFRPLIETLIIALFISWFLSITFIPLLSAWLYKNGTGKTKVEKMFDSFYNNTIGKLVTPYIGIIKFSNKKFKVFRRILLTVGVILLLGVSLKNIMPTIGKDAMPPMDTGIIKAQVAFSVNETVESAEEKIKPVLKWLHEQKWVKMSSVAFGTEPGVLSLGSGNLPAEATITISCINRFEREETIWELEDIIRDKISQIEGVKRNDVFDFGATALSSIKATIDVRLSSAVVDGLSDKSHLVEQALSDVAGLTSVSTSWDKDFMEVELNIDENKALSYGITPYQIAMQLPIKGEIIGLNANLESMNTQFVRLYLKGKFSQNIETLRLLPITTPMGEIPLSHIASLNRHLTFAKIERDKMLYSIDVNGYRSKRPVTHLTDDTIEALKSVKLNDVIVEQTGDIAQIDDSFKRMIKAIGFGIIILIMILIAIYRSVRMAFIMILVLPLSLIGAAWGMLIFEKPSCMPSLLGILLLFGIIIKNAVLLIDFYQNNRKSGEGAFESAVEAVRVRFRPVMMTAFATAAGMIPIALEQAVGLERLSPLADVAIGGVIVGTLLTLIYVPMFAYVFDKDESKNKAQYDV from the coding sequence ATGTTTGAGTATTTTTATAAAAGACCTTATCTACTCTACTCCATAATTGCCACATTTTTTGTAATAGGAACTATTGCTCTTATAGTTCTACCAAAAAACTTATTTCCAGATGCAAATCCACCTCAAGTCGTAGTCATTACTGCAGTCCCTGGTGCTACTGCCCAAGTAGCAGCATCAACTGTTTCTAAACCAATAGAACAAGAGATTGCCCGTTTAGGTCTAGTTACAGATGTGAGCAGTGTGAATGTTGCAAACTTCTCTATAGTAAAAGCTGAGTTTGAGTATGAAAAAGGCTTAAATGCAGCAGCAGTTGATGTAGCAAATGCACTTAGTATCGCAAGAGCAAAGATACCATCAGGTCTCAGTCCTGCCGTCTATACAGCAGGTGATTTCACACTTCCTGTTGATATTATCTCACTTACTCCAAAAAACAGTAGCGTTGATTTGTCGGATATTAGAAAAATAGCGGATAGTTTCATAAAACCATATCTCTTAAGTAATACAGAGATAGGAAATGTCGAAGTATTTGGTGGATTTGAGAGTGCCATAAACATTGAGATAGACCCCTTTAAAGCAAAGCGTTATAGTATCAATTTTGAGGAGATAGCTAAAGCCATCAGAGCACTTAATCGTGACATTCCTATTGGATTTATCAAAGGTGATAATGATTTTTACACAGTTACATATTATGGTGAAAAAAACAATGTAGAACGTCTTAAACAACTACCCGTGATGCCAAATGTGCGTCTTGGAGATGTAGCAGACATTAAGTGGAGCTACCAAAAGAGAACTAGCGGATACTTGGGAAATGGGCAAGGAGCTATTGCTCTTGCCATCCAGCGTGCACCAGGAGGGAGTGTTCTTGATGTTAGTAGTGCAGCTCGTAATGAGATGCAAAAACTTCAAACTGAGTACCCTAGCATCAATTTTGAGATAAGTGATACACAAAGAGATTTGATAGAACAAGCAAACTCCAACATGCTTGATGCTCTAAAGGATGCTATAATCTTTACTCTTTTTATTCTTATGCTTTTTTTGGGTAATTTTAGAGCTATTATCGCAGCAGGGCTCTCTATACCTATGGTTTTTTTCTCTACTATTGCCATCGTTTGGCTCACTGGGGGAGAGTTAAACATAGTAATCTATACCGCGATTATTTTAGCACTTGGTATGCTCGTAGATGATGCAGTGGTTGTTTTAGAAAATATAGAGAGGCATTTAGATGAAAAGCATGCAAACTTACAAGATGCTATAAAAGAGGGAACAAAGGAGGTATTAACTCCTGTTTTTGCTGGAACTATTGCTACTGCTGCTATTCTTTTTCCACTTATGTTTATTGGAGGCTATCCACAAAAGATTTTTAGACCTCTGATTGAGACCCTTATAATTGCTCTGTTTATAAGTTGGTTTTTATCTATAACCTTTATACCCCTACTCTCAGCTTGGTTATATAAGAATGGAACTGGTAAAACAAAAGTAGAAAAGATGTTTGATAGTTTTTATAACAATACCATTGGTAAACTTGTCACTCCCTATATAGGCATCATAAAGTTCTCAAACAAAAAGTTTAAAGTTTTTCGTCGCATCTTACTTACAGTTGGTGTTATCTTACTCCTTGGCGTTAGTTTGAAAAACATCATGCCTACAATTGGCAAAGATGCTATGCCACCAATGGATACAGGAATCATCAAAGCTCAAGTTGCTTTTAGTGTTAATGAAACCGTTGAGAGTGCAGAGGAGAAGATAAAACCAGTTTTAAAGTGGTTACATGAACAAAAATGGGTAAAAATGAGTTCTGTTGCTTTTGGTACAGAGCCTGGTGTTTTATCCCTAGGCAGTGGAAACTTACCTGCAGAAGCTACTATTACCATTAGCTGTATCAATAGATTTGAAAGAGAAGAGACTATTTGGGAACTTGAAGATATCATTCGTGATAAAATTTCCCAAATAGAGGGCGTTAAACGCAACGATGTCTTTGATTTTGGAGCAACTGCACTCTCAAGTATAAAAGCAACTATAGATGTGAGGTTATCTTCCGCAGTTGTTGATGGACTAAGTGATAAATCACACCTTGTCGAGCAGGCTCTTAGCGATGTTGCAGGACTTACCTCTGTAAGTACAAGTTGGGATAAGGACTTTATGGAAGTTGAGTTAAACATAGATGAAAACAAGGCACTAAGTTATGGAATTACACCATATCAAATAGCTATGCAACTTCCTATAAAAGGTGAGATAATCGGGCTAAATGCAAATTTAGAATCGATGAATACCCAGTTTGTAAGACTTTACTTAAAAGGGAAATTTTCTCAAAATATTGAGACTCTAAGACTTCTGCCAATCACAACACCGATGGGTGAAATCCCACTTTCACACATTGCCTCGCTAAATCGTCATCTTACCTTTGCAAAGATAGAACGTGATAAGATGCTCTACTCTATAGATGTAAATGGTTACCGCTCAAAACGTCCTGTTACTCACTTAACTGACGATACCATAGAAGCACTAAAGAGTGTAAAACTAAATGATGTAATAGTTGAGCAAACAGGAGATATAGCTCAGATAGATGATAGTTTTAAACGCATGATAAAAGCCATAGGCTTTGGGATTATAATCCTTATTATGATACTTATTGCGATATATCGCTCTGTTAGAATGGCATTTATTATGATACTTGTTTTGCCACTCTCTCTAATTGGCGCTGCATGGGGTATGTTAATCTTTGAGAAACCTAGCTGTATGCCGAGTTTGCTAGGTATTCTTCTACTCTTTGGGATTATAATAAAAAATGCAGTACTCTTAATCGACTTCTATCAAAACAATCGTAAGAGTGGGGAGGGAGCTTTTGAGAGTGCTGTAGAAGCTGTAAGAGTTCGTTTTCGCCCTGTAATGATGACAGCTTTTGCAACAGCAGCAGGTATGATACCTATAGCCCTAGAGCAAGCCGTTGGACTAGAGAGGCTTAGTCCCTTAGCAGATGTGGCAATTGGCGGAGTTATCGTTGGAACACTCCTTACACTCATCTACGTGCCAATGTTTGCTTATGTGTTTGATAAAGACGAGAGTAAAAATAAAGCTCAATATGACGTTTGA
- a CDS encoding efflux RND transporter periplasmic adaptor subunit has translation MKKYLKIVLALIVVVALGIAGAKKIQTARAADASMPKAKIYPIVVKVMTPAIVDAKLSLPYLAEVENDKDVLLSSRISARIISIKNSGAPVKKGDVIARLDTTSIESSLKSIQNQITSENIALKNLKATHKRTTQLLSMQGASIEESQKEATMIAATEAKIAGLKQQEIESKNNLSYAVIISPVDGVIAKSMSSDGAMSMPGSPLAKISSKNGFYLLLRIPTNINIKGVSFNGEVFPAIALNSTFHGLAEYKVYIGDSKLTSGDRAEVDVITYNDKGFLLPFDALLNRNGKSYVLVVNGNKAESKEVHILESAEQGVLISESFEGEKIVVAKPDILLKLSSGHALEVKE, from the coding sequence ATGAAAAAATATTTAAAGATAGTTTTAGCCCTAATCGTTGTCGTAGCTCTTGGTATAGCTGGAGCAAAAAAAATTCAAACAGCAAGAGCGGCTGATGCATCCATGCCAAAAGCAAAGATTTATCCTATTGTAGTAAAAGTTATGACACCAGCCATAGTTGATGCTAAGCTATCTCTTCCCTATCTCGCTGAGGTAGAAAATGACAAAGATGTTTTACTCTCTTCAAGAATTTCAGCAAGGATTATTAGTATAAAAAATAGTGGTGCACCAGTAAAAAAAGGTGATGTAATCGCACGACTCGACACAACTAGTATAGAGAGCTCTCTTAAAAGTATTCAAAATCAGATAACTTCTGAAAATATCGCACTAAAGAACTTAAAAGCGACACACAAAAGAACAACCCAACTCCTCAGTATGCAAGGTGCGTCTATAGAGGAATCTCAAAAAGAGGCAACTATGATAGCCGCAACTGAGGCAAAAATAGCAGGACTTAAACAGCAAGAGATAGAGTCAAAAAACAATCTATCCTACGCAGTTATCATTTCTCCAGTTGATGGCGTTATAGCTAAAAGCATGTCAAGCGATGGAGCTATGAGTATGCCGGGTAGTCCACTTGCTAAAATCAGTTCTAAAAATGGTTTTTATCTGTTACTTAGAATCCCTACAAACATAAACATAAAGGGGGTCTCGTTTAATGGAGAAGTTTTTCCTGCTATTGCTCTTAATAGCACCTTTCATGGCTTAGCAGAGTATAAAGTTTATATAGGAGACTCTAAGCTTACAAGTGGCGATAGAGCCGAAGTAGATGTGATAACTTATAATGATAAAGGTTTTCTACTGCCGTTTGATGCACTTCTTAACCGTAACGGCAAAAGTTATGTTCTTGTTGTAAATGGCAACAAAGCAGAGTCAAAAGAGGTGCATATTCTAGAGAGTGCCGAACAAGGTGTTCTTATATCTGAGAGCTTTGAAGGTGAGAAAATTGTTGTAGCAAAACCAGATATCTTACTTAAACTCTCAAGTGGCCATGCGTTAGAGGTAAAGGAGTAA
- a CDS encoding TolC family protein — MLKKALIMFSLPLLLSAYTMPELFDALKKHSQTKSDEMVVKKAELYEDLNKAELYPRIDLFVSFDHYSSPTNLLPVPPNSVKNPATAQPFSENITREGVTFTMPLFMKSIFTLVDKAKAIQKSAKAKKHINLLQNEALIVGNNANFVYLLALQKSLNAKEKSLLETKKTLQIKVENGRVAASALYKINDSLNQINIAKNNINLQKKKLISIIYSLTGIKLETPVAMTLSDNLDSSKGLASLEPLRVKIAADKLSVKAKKERLYPSLFAQGSYTFSQGTAYNNNKSLNEEYGNIGVVLNIPLFQMDSYSEISLAKVEVKSSEVELKKATDELEAKAQMLEESLPLLDNSMKLYTQSIYNKKQLLEIAKLNFKNARLSTEEYLRYEDDVVSAEAELHKAEAEMIQTKMQLAVIYANNIEEMVK; from the coding sequence ATGTTAAAAAAAGCATTAATAATGTTCTCTTTACCTTTGCTACTAAGTGCATACACAATGCCCGAACTCTTTGATGCGCTTAAAAAACATTCACAAACAAAGTCTGATGAGATGGTAGTAAAAAAAGCAGAGCTTTATGAGGATTTAAACAAAGCAGAGCTTTACCCAAGGATAGATCTATTTGTAAGTTTCGACCACTACTCTTCGCCGACAAATCTTTTACCAGTTCCGCCAAACAGTGTAAAAAATCCTGCAACGGCACAACCTTTTAGTGAGAATATTACTCGCGAGGGAGTTACCTTTACTATGCCTCTTTTTATGAAGTCTATTTTCACTCTAGTTGACAAAGCCAAAGCAATACAAAAAAGTGCAAAAGCAAAAAAACATATAAATCTTCTTCAAAACGAAGCACTTATAGTTGGAAATAATGCAAATTTTGTCTACTTACTAGCACTTCAAAAATCTCTAAACGCAAAAGAAAAATCACTACTAGAGACAAAAAAAACTCTGCAAATAAAAGTAGAAAATGGAAGAGTTGCTGCATCAGCACTCTATAAAATAAATGATAGTCTCAACCAGATAAATATCGCTAAAAACAATATCAACCTTCAAAAGAAAAAACTTATAAGTATAATATATTCTCTCACAGGCATAAAACTAGAAACTCCCGTTGCTATGACTCTTAGTGACAACCTTGATAGTAGCAAAGGCTTAGCGTCGCTAGAACCTTTAAGAGTAAAAATAGCTGCTGATAAGTTAAGTGTAAAAGCCAAAAAAGAGAGACTCTACCCTTCCCTTTTTGCTCAAGGCTCTTATACTTTCTCACAAGGTACGGCATATAACAATAATAAAAGTCTAAATGAAGAGTATGGAAACATAGGCGTGGTTTTAAATATACCACTATTTCAAATGGATAGTTATAGTGAGATCTCTTTAGCCAAAGTAGAAGTAAAATCAAGCGAAGTAGAACTTAAAAAAGCAACAGATGAACTAGAAGCAAAAGCGCAGATGCTAGAGGAGTCTCTACCTCTTCTAGACAACTCTATGAAGCTCTATACTCAGAGTATATACAATAAAAAACAGCTACTTGAGATTGCAAAACTCAACTTTAAAAACGCAAGACTCTCAACTGAAGAGTACTTAAGGTATGAAGATGATGTGGTCTCTGCAGAGGCCGAGCTTCACAAGGCAGAAGCCGAGATGATACAAACAAAAATGCAACTAGCAGTTATTTATGCTAACAATATTGAGGAGATGGTCAAATGA
- the tsaE gene encoding tRNA (adenosine(37)-N6)-threonylcarbamoyltransferase complex ATPase subunit type 1 TsaE has translation MKKYLLKLDQIKTLVGDICKNFDNGVIILRGDLASGKTTFVREFVKYKEINDEVTSPTFSLQQCYGDRVFHYDIYNHGLEHFISLGMLEELEKDGVHLVEWGDEKLKEILDSAEIKNMTVSIKKIDDNSREYEVDYAHA, from the coding sequence ATGAAAAAATATCTACTAAAATTAGACCAAATCAAGACTTTAGTAGGAGATATTTGTAAAAATTTTGATAATGGAGTCATAATATTAAGAGGGGATCTAGCATCTGGAAAGACAACTTTTGTGAGAGAGTTTGTAAAGTACAAAGAGATAAATGATGAAGTTACATCACCCACTTTTTCACTTCAACAATGTTATGGAGATAGAGTTTTTCACTATGATATCTATAATCATGGGCTAGAACATTTTATCTCTTTGGGAATGCTTGAAGAGTTGGAAAAAGATGGAGTTCATTTAGTAGAGTGGGGTGATGAAAAACTCAAAGAGATTTTAGATAGTGCAGAGATCAAGAATATGACCGTTAGTATAAAAAAAATAGATGATAATAGTAGAGAATATGAGGTAGATTATGCACACGCTTAG
- the trpD gene encoding anthranilate phosphoribosyltransferase encodes MTYERAKEQFVSLFNNEMNDKEMLEFLISIKLDENTSVETIAAAADVMRQNALMLPISRELRDKAVDVVGTGGDKIGSFNISSTVAIILAASGCYVAKHGSRSVTSKSGSADMFEKLGVRLDLSIEDSARLLEESGFTFMFAANHHPAMKFIMPVRKNIPDKTIFNILGPLTNPAGVKKSLLGVFNKSFVSKMAEALKINGAKSTMVVSSKENMDEISISDITYASQLYKDEVKEFEIDPQTYGIKRAPLSSIVGGDASYNATILRDILDSNATNAQRDIVLINTAAALMVDGMARDMQDGLEIARETIKSAKAKEKLRKIIEISNKL; translated from the coding sequence ATGACTTATGAGAGAGCAAAAGAGCAGTTTGTCTCACTCTTTAACAATGAGATGAATGACAAAGAGATGTTAGAGTTTTTAATTAGCATAAAGCTTGATGAAAACACTTCTGTAGAAACAATTGCAGCTGCGGCTGATGTGATGCGTCAAAATGCTTTGATGCTGCCAATTTCTAGGGAACTTAGGGATAAAGCTGTGGATGTTGTAGGAACTGGTGGAGACAAGATAGGGAGCTTTAATATCTCATCAACTGTTGCTATCATACTAGCAGCATCTGGCTGCTATGTTGCAAAGCATGGAAGTCGCTCTGTTACTTCAAAGTCTGGAAGTGCAGATATGTTTGAAAAGCTAGGTGTTAGGCTTGATCTGAGCATAGAAGATAGTGCTAGGCTTTTAGAAGAGAGTGGTTTTACTTTTATGTTTGCAGCAAACCATCATCCGGCCATGAAATTTATCATGCCTGTTAGAAAAAACATACCTGATAAGACTATCTTTAATATTCTAGGTCCTCTTACAAATCCCGCTGGAGTTAAGAAGTCACTTCTTGGTGTTTTTAACAAATCTTTTGTATCAAAGATGGCAGAAGCTCTAAAGATAAATGGTGCAAAATCAACTATGGTTGTAAGCTCAAAAGAGAACATGGATGAGATAAGTATTTCTGATATTACTTACGCTTCACAACTCTACAAGGATGAGGTAAAAGAGTTTGAAATTGACCCACAAACCTATGGTATAAAAAGAGCGCCACTGAGTTCTATTGTTGGTGGAGATGCAAGTTATAATGCAACTATACTTAGAGATATACTTGACTCAAATGCTACAAATGCACAAAGAGATATAGTCCTAATCAATACTGCGGCAGCTCTGATGGTTGATGGAATGGCTAGAGATATGCAAGATGGGCTAGAAATTGCTAGAGAAACTATAAAATCAGCAAAAGCCAAAGAAAAACTTAGAAAAATTATTGAAATATCAAATAAATTATGA
- a CDS encoding response regulator transcription factor, whose translation METLNIDIDRDKHKILKLKNYTKDMSLLMAEDYVPLHLSLKKILSSLFLSVDVAFDGKEALALYENRVKNNETYDLVLSDIVMPNMDGVGLSKAIKKINPTQNVVILSAHKETNYLLEFLNLGIRRFIPKPVDFNSLLDELSLVCLAIYKESELSNIINLSENVHFNIREKTLYKDKNEIFLSPYEKLILEIMLSKLNQSVSNDEIVNYLYLSSKDVSLDNVRKLVYKLRQKLPRELIKNVHGLGYRIVQQI comes from the coding sequence ATGGAAACTTTAAATATAGATATAGATAGAGATAAACACAAGATACTAAAACTTAAAAATTATACAAAAGATATGAGTCTATTGATGGCTGAAGATTATGTGCCTTTGCATCTAAGCTTAAAAAAAATACTAAGTTCTCTATTTTTGAGTGTAGATGTAGCCTTTGATGGCAAAGAGGCCCTTGCTTTGTATGAAAATAGAGTAAAAAACAATGAAACTTATGACTTAGTTTTGAGCGATATAGTGATGCCAAATATGGATGGAGTAGGGCTTTCAAAAGCTATCAAGAAGATAAATCCTACGCAAAATGTAGTAATACTCTCTGCTCATAAAGAGACAAACTATCTTTTAGAATTTTTAAATCTTGGCATTAGACGTTTTATACCAAAGCCAGTTGATTTCAACTCTTTACTAGATGAGCTGTCACTAGTTTGTTTAGCGATATATAAAGAGAGCGAACTCTCAAACATCATAAATCTCTCTGAAAATGTACACTTTAATATAAGAGAAAAAACTCTATATAAAGATAAAAATGAAATATTTTTAAGCCCTTATGAGAAGCTTATCTTAGAAATAATGCTCTCAAAGCTAAACCAAAGTGTTTCAAATGATGAAATAGTAAACTATCTATATTTATCTTCAAAAGATGTAAGCTTAGATAATGTTAGAAAACTTGTGTATAAGCTTAGACAAAAACTTCCGCGTGAACTTATAAAAAATGTTCATGGACTAGGATATAGGATAGTCCAACAAATCTAA
- the lptB gene encoding LPS export ABC transporter ATP-binding protein, whose translation MHTLRAVNLKKKIKDLEIVKGMSLEVSSGEVVGLLGPNGAGKTTTFYMICGLVEASSGEVFFDDENISDMPLHERAIKGIGYLPQEASIFKDLSVEDNLMVAAQVGYKDKESQEARILELLDMFNIEPIRNRKGISLSGGERRRVEIARALVNRPKFLLLDEPFAGVDPIAVLDIQNVIHQLVSYDIGVLITDHNVRETLAVCDRAYVIKAGSLLASGTSDEIGQNADVRKHYLGEEFKL comes from the coding sequence ATGCACACGCTTAGAGCAGTTAACTTAAAGAAAAAGATAAAAGATTTAGAGATAGTAAAAGGAATGAGCCTTGAAGTTAGTAGTGGAGAAGTTGTTGGTCTCTTAGGTCCAAATGGAGCTGGAAAAACTACTACTTTTTATATGATATGCGGACTTGTTGAGGCAAGCAGTGGAGAGGTTTTTTTTGATGATGAAAACATATCAGATATGCCTCTACATGAAAGAGCCATAAAAGGTATCGGTTACCTTCCTCAAGAGGCTTCTATATTTAAAGATTTGAGTGTAGAAGATAACCTGATGGTAGCAGCTCAAGTTGGCTATAAAGACAAAGAGTCTCAAGAGGCTAGAATCTTAGAACTTTTAGATATGTTTAATATCGAGCCGATTCGTAACCGAAAAGGAATTAGCCTTAGCGGAGGGGAGAGACGCCGTGTTGAGATTGCGAGAGCTTTGGTTAATCGTCCTAAGTTTTTACTTCTTGATGAGCCATTTGCGGGAGTTGATCCCATAGCTGTTTTAGATATACAAAATGTTATCCATCAGCTTGTCTCTTATGATATAGGGGTTTTGATAACTGATCATAATGTTCGTGAAACTCTAGCGGTTTGCGATCGTGCCTATGTTATAAAGGCAGGCTCGCTTCTTGCATCTGGAACAAGTGATGAGATAGGGCAAAATGCAGATGTTAGAAAGCACTATCTAGGCGAGGAGTTTAAGCTATAG
- a CDS encoding RNA-binding S4 domain-containing protein — MRIDKFLNSVNITKRRSVAQDMINNKVVLIDGTVAKASKNVEVGSIISINFLDSTKMYEVLKIPTTKSTPKSLQGEYVKELS, encoded by the coding sequence ATGAGAATAGATAAGTTTTTAAACTCCGTAAATATTACAAAAAGGCGTTCAGTTGCACAGGATATGATAAACAACAAGGTTGTTTTGATAGATGGTACAGTAGCTAAGGCTAGTAAAAATGTTGAAGTTGGTAGTATCATTAGTATCAACTTTTTAGATAGTACCAAAATGTATGAGGTACTTAAGATTCCTACTACCAAATCAACCCCAAAATCACTCCAGGGCGAGTATGTAAAGGAGTTGTCATGA